CCTATGTGCTGTACCCGACGCTGGCCGCCATGCAGTCTGCTCAGGTGGTAGAAATTCCCTACTCAGAAGGGATGCAGCTGCCGCTGGAGGAACTGATAGCTGCCCAGGGATCGCTTACCTTGATCGCCTCGCCCAACAGCCCATCAGGGCATTTAGTACCGCTAACCGACCTGAGAGAACTGGCCCGGCAGGTCTCAGGTGTACTCGCCATTGACGAGGCTTACACGGACTTTGCTGAGTACTCGGCCCTGCCACTGGTCGAGGAGTTTGAGAACGTGATTGTGCTGCGCACACTGTCGAAGGGCTATTCCCTAGCAGGTTTGCGGCTGGGCTTTGGCATTGCTCAACCAGCGCTGCTGGCAGGCATATTCAAGCTTAAAGACAGCTACAACATTGATGTGATTGCAACCGCGCTCGGCACTGCCGCTATGCAAGATCAGCCTTACAAAACAGCCTATGCCGAAAAAGTCAAAGCCTCGCGTACTAAGCTCCAGGTTGACCTTAAGCAGCTAGGGTTCACAGTGCCAGAATCCCAGGGCAACTTTTTGCTGGTAACACCGCCAGACAA
This sequence is a window from Pseudanabaena sp. FACHB-2040. Protein-coding genes within it:
- the hisC gene encoding histidinol-phosphate transaminase; the encoded protein is MSYFRPAVDAMTGYTPGEQPPPGSPIIKLNTNENPYPPSPKAIEVLRSLDSEWLRRYPDPYAREFCQAVSQALGVPAEWVVVTNGSDELLNLLVRACAEGCDRKVVYPTPTYVLYPTLAAMQSAQVVEIPYSEGMQLPLEELIAAQGSLTLIASPNSPSGHLVPLTDLRELARQVSGVLAIDEAYTDFAEYSALPLVEEFENVIVLRTLSKGYSLAGLRLGFGIAQPALLAGIFKLKDSYNIDVIATALGTAAMQDQPYKTAYAEKVKASRTKLQVDLKQLGFTVPESQGNFLLVTPPDKNAEDLYHALKARGILVRYFKQPGLDDKLRITVGTEAQNQMLLEALTSIQNKEQGRRIPL